One stretch of Bradyrhizobium canariense DNA includes these proteins:
- a CDS encoding RrF2 family transcriptional regulator has translation MRLTVYTDYALRVLMYLALKKDQLATIAEIAESYDISKNHLMKVAHQLGVAGYVETVRGRGGGLRLAKPIKAIGLGEVVRHTEPDMAIVSCFEPVNASCAIQPCCVLKRALKKASDAFVEVLDDYTLGDLVEPRSRLSDLLGITHGNALS, from the coding sequence GTGCGCCTGACCGTCTACACCGATTATGCGTTGCGCGTGCTGATGTACCTCGCCTTGAAGAAAGACCAGCTGGCGACGATCGCGGAGATCGCCGAAAGCTACGACATTTCCAAGAACCATCTGATGAAGGTAGCCCATCAATTGGGTGTTGCAGGCTATGTCGAAACCGTTCGCGGCAGAGGCGGCGGGCTGCGCCTTGCAAAACCGATCAAGGCCATCGGGCTTGGCGAAGTGGTGCGCCACACCGAGCCGGATATGGCGATCGTCTCCTGCTTCGAGCCTGTCAATGCATCGTGTGCCATTCAACCATGCTGCGTGCTGAAGCGCGCATTGAAGAAAGCAAGCGACGCTTTTGTCGAAGTGCTTGACGATTACACATTGGGCGATCTGGTCGAGCCGCGGAGCCGGCTTTCCGACCTGCTGGGTATCACCCACGGCAATGCGCTTTCGTAG
- a CDS encoding PAS domain-containing protein, whose protein sequence is MIVPDGLIDAILTTASDAVIATDHAGIIDFWNPGAVRIFGFAADEAIGRSLDLIIPENLRARHWSGYNRVMQTGESRYGHGDLLSVPALTKSGQRVSVEFTIAMLKDKQGRPTGTVAILRDVTKRFEEVRALKRQLSEVSRGK, encoded by the coding sequence ATGATCGTTCCTGACGGGCTCATTGACGCGATCCTGACGACGGCATCGGATGCCGTCATCGCCACCGATCACGCCGGTATCATTGATTTCTGGAATCCCGGCGCGGTACGGATTTTCGGCTTCGCGGCTGACGAAGCCATCGGACGCTCGCTCGATCTCATCATTCCCGAGAATCTTCGCGCCCGGCACTGGAGCGGATACAATCGCGTCATGCAGACCGGAGAAAGCCGTTATGGCCACGGCGATCTTTTGTCGGTGCCGGCGCTGACCAAGAGCGGCCAGCGCGTCTCGGTCGAGTTCACGATCGCGATGCTGAAAGACAAACAGGGCCGCCCGACCGGAACGGTCGCAATCCTTCGTGACGTCACCAAGCGCTTCGAGGAAGTGCGAGCGTTGAAGCGTCAGCTCTCGGAGGTAAGTCGAGGCAAATAG
- a CDS encoding FAD-dependent oxidoreductase, producing MAEEQTPAGPDLSHGVAAGDFTGETLLGHVGDQEVLLVRSEGEIFAIDAQCSHYHGPLAEGLVVGHTVRCPWHHACFDLRTGEATRAPALTPLAVWQVEHEGGRIHVRRKREQPEPSGKGPTAAPDRIVIIGGGAAGFAAAEMLRRERFGGDIVMLSNDGAAPVDRPNLSKDYLAGSAPEDWLPLRPDSFYTEAGIDLRLNSNVTAIDVKARKVTIAGGDVSYDRLLLATGAEPVRLPIPGADQPHVHTLRSLADCNGIIDSANGARRAIVIGASFIGLEAAAALRARDIEVHVVAPEQRPMERVLGPQMGDFLRGLHQEHGVVFHLGDTVAAIDGKRATLKSGGTLEADLVVVGVGVRPRLALAEQAGLKLDRGVAVDEFLETSVPGIFAAGDIARWPDPHSRENIRVEHWVVAERQGQTAARNMLGQREPFDAVPFFWSQHYDVPINYVGHAEQWDDIVIDGDIAAKDCLLRYKSRGRVLAVASIYRDLASLQAELAMEQGTMR from the coding sequence GCTGGTGCGTTCGGAAGGCGAGATTTTCGCGATCGACGCCCAGTGCAGTCATTATCACGGGCCGCTCGCGGAGGGGCTCGTGGTCGGACATACCGTCCGCTGTCCCTGGCATCATGCCTGCTTCGATCTGCGAACCGGGGAGGCGACACGTGCGCCCGCGTTGACGCCCCTCGCGGTCTGGCAGGTTGAGCACGAAGGCGGGCGCATCCATGTCAGGCGGAAACGCGAGCAGCCGGAGCCAAGCGGGAAGGGGCCGACTGCAGCACCCGACAGGATTGTGATCATCGGTGGCGGTGCGGCGGGGTTCGCCGCGGCGGAAATGCTGAGACGCGAGAGGTTCGGCGGCGATATCGTCATGCTGAGCAACGACGGCGCGGCGCCGGTCGATCGGCCGAATCTGTCGAAGGACTATCTCGCCGGCAGCGCGCCGGAGGATTGGCTGCCGCTGCGTCCGGACAGCTTCTATACGGAGGCCGGCATCGATCTTCGGCTCAACAGCAATGTCACCGCGATCGACGTCAAGGCGCGGAAGGTCACGATCGCCGGCGGCGACGTTTCCTATGATCGCCTGCTGCTGGCGACCGGCGCCGAACCGGTGCGGCTACCGATCCCAGGTGCCGATCAACCGCACGTCCATACGCTGCGTTCCCTGGCGGATTGCAACGGCATCATCGACTCTGCGAATGGCGCCCGGCGCGCGATCGTGATCGGCGCGAGTTTCATCGGCCTGGAAGCCGCGGCTGCGTTGCGTGCACGTGATATCGAGGTTCACGTCGTTGCGCCCGAGCAGCGGCCGATGGAGCGGGTGCTGGGGCCCCAAATGGGCGATTTCCTGCGCGGACTGCATCAGGAGCACGGCGTCGTCTTCCACCTCGGGGATACCGTGGCCGCGATCGACGGCAAGCGCGCCACGCTCAAGAGCGGCGGCACGCTGGAGGCAGACCTGGTCGTTGTCGGCGTGGGTGTACGCCCGCGCCTCGCCTTGGCCGAGCAGGCGGGTCTTAAGCTCGATCGCGGTGTTGCGGTGGACGAATTCCTCGAAACCAGCGTTCCGGGAATCTTCGCCGCGGGCGATATCGCGCGCTGGCCCGATCCGCATTCCCGCGAGAACATCCGGGTCGAGCATTGGGTGGTGGCGGAGCGCCAGGGCCAGACTGCCGCGCGCAACATGCTGGGGCAGCGAGAGCCGTTCGATGCGGTGCCGTTTTTCTGGAGCCAGCACTACGACGTGCCGATCAACTATGTCGGTCACGCCGAACAATGGGACGATATCGTGATCGACGGCGATATCGCGGCAAAGGACTGCCTGCTGCGCTACAAGAGCAGAGGCCGCGTGCTCGCCGTTGCCTCGATCTATCGCGACCTCGCAAGCCTTCAGGCTGAGCTTGCGATGGAGCAGGGGACGATGCGCTGA
- the fdxA gene encoding ferredoxin FdxA has translation MTFVVTDNCIKCKYMDCVEVCPVDCFYEGDNMLVINPDECIDCGVCEPECPAEAILPDTQPGLESWIKLNAQYAEVWPNITSKREAPADAKAFDGVANKLEQYFSAEPGQGD, from the coding sequence ATGACTTTCGTCGTCACCGACAATTGCATCAAATGCAAATATATGGACTGCGTGGAAGTGTGTCCGGTCGATTGCTTCTACGAAGGCGACAACATGCTCGTCATCAACCCGGACGAATGCATCGATTGCGGCGTATGCGAGCCGGAATGCCCTGCCGAGGCCATTCTTCCTGATACGCAGCCGGGCCTTGAAAGCTGGATCAAGCTGAATGCGCAATACGCCGAGGTTTGGCCGAATATCACCAGCAAGCGCGAGGCGCCTGCGGATGCCAAGGCTTTCGATGGGGTTGCCAACAAGCTCGAGCAGTATTTCTCGGCCGAGCCGGGACAAGGCGACTAA
- a CDS encoding group III truncated hemoglobin has translation MISSTAKLDHVSEESIRLLVDSFYERVRRDPILAPIFLRAIPGDWQPHLTKMYAFWSSVMLTTGRYKGNPVVKHLAIPDMQPSLFERWLALFNETCDELFDAGSSEAFRGKAVRIAESLKLALFYRPDRSWPPEQAR, from the coding sequence ATGATCTCCTCGACCGCAAAGCTTGATCATGTTTCCGAGGAAAGCATTCGCCTGCTCGTCGATTCCTTTTACGAAAGGGTTCGCCGCGACCCTATACTGGCGCCGATCTTTTTGCGGGCCATTCCCGGTGACTGGCAGCCGCATTTGACCAAGATGTACGCCTTCTGGTCGTCGGTGATGCTCACGACCGGTCGCTACAAGGGCAATCCGGTGGTCAAGCATCTGGCAATCCCGGATATGCAGCCATCCTTGTTTGAACGCTGGCTCGCACTTTTCAACGAAACCTGCGACGAACTGTTCGATGCCGGCAGCAGCGAGGCGTTTCGTGGCAAGGCCGTCCGGATCGCCGAGAGTTTGAAGCTCGCATTATTCTATCGGCCGGATCGTTCGTGGCCGCCGGAGCAGGCGCGATGA